The Patescibacteria group bacterium DNA segment GTTGGTATCAAAATATTTGTTTTATCTAGCCTGTCTATTTTTATTTCTTTGGCTGTAAAATCTTGCCAGACAATATCTTTATTCTTGCGGCTCGGCATCTTTTTTTGCGGGATAATGGGAATCATTGATTTAACCACTAATCCAAGCGAAGTGACATAATATTTGGCCAGCCATTCTGCCAATACCAGCTGTTGGGAGCTAAAGAGCGGTTCGGGATAAAGAATTTTGGTTAACGGTTTAAGGTTTTTGGCAGGAAAGTTTATTTTATCAGTAGTAGCTTTTACCACACCTTGAATTTTTTTGCCGCGAAAGGTAGTGCTAATAATTTGACCAACTTTAATCTTACCAATCAATTCTTCAGGGATGGCGTAAGTAAAAACAGTTAATTTTCTAGGCAGGCGAACTGCCGGTATGATTTGGGCGAACATTAATTTATGCAGAAATTTTAAAATTTTTGTTTATTTGTATTTGGTGGTAGTAAAGCGGTAAAGAGTGATTTTGTCTTTACTTAGATTAATACCGCCTTTGCGTGCAGCAATATAAATCTGATCATCGATGGTATCGACATCTTCTAAATCGGGTAATAGCAACCCTTTCTTGCGTCCAGATTCGACTATTACGCCGTATTTTTCGGGGTTGAGTTTGGCTGGCGAATCTATCTGTTCGGGTTTACTCAGAATACTAACTTCATATTTTATGGTTGGCAGTTCTTTTTTAGTGATCGGGGAAAAGCGATAATCGGCGGTAGCGGCCGAAATAGAATTAGCAATTATTTCTTGTGCCAAATTTTTTTGCGTAGCCAGTATAGTGCCAATGCAGCCGCGTAGTTCGTCGCCCTGATAAAGAGTAACAAAAACGCCGCCTTTTTGCGTAAGAGTTTCAGGCGGCAATTCGTCTTCTTTAAAGTCAGGATATTTTCGACCGAATAACAAATTTTGCTCCACGGTTTCTTTGGCTAATTTAACATAGGGATGCATAGCCGTATTTATTATTATTTGAAGCGGAAATTCGCCACTAGATAACCGACGCCGAAAGGTCCTTCGTAGCTTAATATGTCGGTTTGATAGTTCATATTTTTTATTACTCCCAGCAGGATTAAGATAGAACGCAGTCCGCATTCCCCAGCGTCTTCAATCGTTTGCGGATCGAGTTTTAGGATACCTTCTACGTCACGATTTTTTAGCAGCTCGATGAGTTTTTTGTCAAATTCTTTTCCTTTAGGATTATAGCCCGCCGGAGCGTCTTTGGTTAGGCGATGGGACAGGTCGCCGGAAGCAATAATTGCTACTCGTTCGTTGGTTTCAAATATTTGGTCTTTCAGAATTTCGCCAAAGCGGACATGAGCGGCGTAATCAAGCAAACAATAGCTAAGCGGTACTATGGAGATATCTTTTAAATGTTGGGTCAAGTAATATAGTGGTACACCAGCGCCGTGATCCAGTTTAGGTTCGGAGGTAACTGTTAAAGGCGTTTGTTTGTCGGTTAACGTCCTTAGGTCTTCAATAAATTTTAGATTGGGACGAAGCTCTAGCTTGGTGATCAGGTCGCCAAAATCGTTAAAATTAATTTCGTATTTATCACAAAGATTAATCAAGAAAGCATCGAGCAGCACTACCCCGTGAGGCGAAATAATGACTATCACATCAGGTTTACTGGCGTACAAATCCTGTTCCATTTGTGTCAGTGCTTTAACCGTGTTGTCGATTTTTTGCAAATATTCCTTGCCTATATTGGGAATAAGTATTGGCGGATGCGGCGAAATGCCGGCAAAAACTAGAGACATAAAATATTTTTTTAACTATTTTTTCTTAAGCGTAAGCATTTCTCCTAACGGGTGTAAATCAAGGGCTTTGTAGGGGATACTAATTACGTTTGTCCATTGATAACCCAGTCCGATAAAAGTGTCTTCATCGGGAATCCAACGTCTTTGTCCGTTGGAAATGACATAAATTTCTGGATATTCATTGGCTTTGACCAGCGTGCCATCTTTTAATCTGACCGGATCGCCAGTCGTATAATTGGCAAGTTCCTTAGTGAAAAGCTTTATTAGGGTTTTTCCGGGATAATTAATCTGCATTACTTCTTTGGACCAGATAGCATATTTCATACCATCTTTGACAAAATAAATGCCGCCGCTGGTTTTATCTTGCGCCAACACTCCTTGCGGATAAATACTTTTTTCACTGATTGGTTCGCCGAGAAAAAAGTTTTGTAAATCCGCTTCACTGGCATCTTCCACTTCTTCTGGGTTCCAACCGATAGCTTTAAAAACTTCGGAAGAAAGAATCGGTCGTTTTTCATCGTCGACGATTAAGAATATTTGTTTACTTGGACTACGAACCAGCGAGTAGTTGGCAAGTTGTATCGGCCATCCAGTTGGGTAGATATCCAAATCAGTTTTACTGATTAACAGTATTTTACTTTCGTCAAAACGAGTAATCAGGGCTATTTTTGATTTTATCAATCTTCTGGTGTGATACTGAATATACCAAACATCCGGGCTGTCAGCGGTTTTGACCAACGAACCGTCGGGATAGGGATATTCTTTTTCCGCCACTTCTTCGGCAGATGTCGGTCCAAACCAACTGGTCCAAATGTTGAAAAAATTTTTATTTCCACGCAAATGCGGAGTGTAGTTGTATAGAGCGGCGGTGCCGATATTGACCGGAGTAACAGTTGTGTCGTCGATGATGCTGGTTTTGCCAGCTTGGTAGCTGAATTCCTGCGGGTTATTCAAATAATATTCAAATTGTGCCGCGGCACTGTTAATTTGTTTATAAAAACCTTTCCAGCGTTGGAGCGCCGGATCGTCCATTGAGCAATTGTCGCAGATAGCATAGCCGGTTGCCCAATCGTAGCGTTTTTGCGTCGGATTGGTCATAGTGATCAGGCTTTGTTCGCGCTGAGTGAGGGCAAGAAGAAATTTCGGAGAAATACCCCAGCGCTGAGAAACTTCATTGTAAGCCTCAGCCGCCGTAATTTGTCGCACGTTGATTTGGTTGCCTTCCTTATCTTTACCTTCGGAAATACAGGTGTAAGTACTTAATGTCCCCGGTTGGTTGGAAAGAAATTGTTGAATGTCGGCTAAATTCATTGAATCTTTAGCTAAGATGTCAGTATCGGAAATAATAAAATTTGGGTCAAAGTCGGCGGCGATAGCTGGTATGGCTAGTAGACTAAAAAAACAACCGATTGTGAAAAATTTGCTTATTTTGTTTATCATAATTTTATTTTATTTAACTATATAATTCTAGCAAATTTTACTTGATTGGGCAAAGAAAAAAGACCGCCGCTGACGCGGCGGTCTTTAGGTTGGTTATTTTAGCAGTTTTGGTAACGCTTCGGCGATAATGGACGAATACTTGGCAAGCACTTCATGGGTCTTGGGATCGCCATAGTCAACGATTTTTACCTTGTCGTCGGCAGTGACGATAAAGCTGCTTTGGTCAGAAAAGACGTGAGGATCCATCCAGGCATCAAGACCCATGAGTTTGATTAAGGTGTTCTCGAACTCGAGTTGGTCTACGACCTCAAATGGTTTGCCTGCTTCTTGGACATTGACCAGACCAAACAGGGAAATGAAGGTTTTGGTCAGAAACGGATCACCGGAGTTTTTAAGGAAATAGATGAATTCTTTCCAGTTGGTGATTATTCCTGCAAAGAGAAATCTTTGAGGACTGCCATATTGTCGCCAGTTGAACTTCCAGAAAGATTCTAACAAGAATCTGTAATTTCCGTCTTTTATTTCATACTTGATAAGTTTTAGTATGCTTTTTGCCCCAATCACCGGAAATTTTACTGCCAGACGATCGAAAACAAAAACAGTTCTGGTAGTACCCTTTTTTATTTTCATGATCTTTCCTTTCTGTAAGATTTTTGTAAAGGTCAGTATCAGACTATCTTAGTCCCGGAGGTTTTTTTGTCAATCTTTACAAAATTAGGAAAAAATGAGTTTTGTTTCTGGCTACTGCTAGTTAAAGGTTTTGCAAGCGGGCGCTGTAGGGGCGATTCATGAATCGCCCCTACAGGAATCGTTCCTCGCGTATATACTAAAAACGACCATCTTTTGTTAGTAGGTCGTTTTTGATAAACAGGAATTTTTTATAAAACAAGTTTTATTTTTTCCCCGCAATTTGGGCAAGCGCCATCACGGTCTTTGCGTTCAGTGAGGAAACCGTGGCGTTCGATAACGACGGTGTTGCAGTCAGGGCAATAGGTGTTTTCTAGTCCATCGGTCCAGATATTACCGACATAAACATAATGTAGACCAGCTTTTTTGCCGATGTCATAGGCTTTTTGTAGCGTCGACGGGGGAGTGGTTGGAGTGTCACCTAGTTGCCAAGATATTTCCGGAGAAAATTTCGATAAATGCCAAGGCGTATCGGCGCCGAGTTTTTGATAAATAAAATTGGCGATCTTTTTTAGTTCTGCCGGCGAATCGTTGAGACCGGGGATAACCAGAGTAGTGATCTCTAGCCAGGTTTTGCCCAGGTGTTTGATCAGTTTTAGATTTTCCAGCACCGGACGCATTTTGGCTTTGCAGATTTTATTGTAAAAATTTTTGCTGTAAGCTTTGAGGTCTATATTGATTGCGTCTAAGTGTGGTGTTAGTAACTTTAGCGCGTCAGGCGACATATAGCCGTTGGAAACCCAGACGTTTTTCAGTCCATTTTGGTGAGCTAGTTTCGTCAGCTCCAAGTTGTATTCGATCGACAGTGTCGGTTCATTGTAGGTATAGGAAATAGAGTGGCAATTGTCGCGCAGCGCCGCATCGACGATTTGCTCTGGCAATACCTCGGGAAGAAGATTTCCGTCAGTACCTTTGGCTTGTGACATGGACCAGTTGAGGCATTGCTGGCAGCGAAAATTGCAGCCGACTGTGGATACGCCATAAGTCAGGCTACCAGGCAGAAAATGGAAAAGAGGTTTTTTCTCAATAGGGTCAACTTGTCCGGCGATAACTTTGCCATAAACCAGGGAATACAAAACCCCGTCGCGATTTTCTCGTACCGCGCAGATGCCGGTTTTGCCAGGAGAGATGATACATTTGTGCTGGCAGAGTAGGCAAGCGACCACTCCGTTTTTCTTTTTTTGATAAAGTATGGCTTCATGCATAGGTTTTAAAGTTGTGTATTGTGGCGTTTGGTGCATCGTTCACGATAACCCCGCACATGCGGGGTCGCTCCCTAGCTAATCCCCAACTACCACCTACCAACTACCATCTCTATCATACCCTTTTTGACAAAAAAAATAAGGGGCTTCTGGCAAAACCCCTTAGAGTGAGTGTTAATTTTAGGTAGTGACTTTTTTTCGTGCCTCGATAATTTGAGTCGAAGCGATAACTTGATCCACGACCGTTTCGAGGGTTGCAAAGGTCATAATGTGAAAAATTAGCATAATAGTAGAGTGTTTTGTCAATAAATTTTGGTAATACTATTGACAAGAGAAATCAGCTATGTTATATTTTTTAATACTGTATTTTTGAAAAATTAATTTTACCCAAAAACCAAAAAAGGGAGGGATTAAGATGGCAAAAAAACAGCACAAAACCGCTGGTAGGGTGGTTAGCCGGAAGCGGATTGTAAAAAGTCACAAAACCGGCGTCGGTGGCGCCCTAGCGTTGTGCACGATTTTTTTACTTGCGATTGTTGTGGTTGTTGTTACTGCCGGTTTTGTCGTTGCCGGAGCGCAGGAATCCGGCACAATGAGTCTGAAGGCATGGCTGGCGATCGCGGTTGGTGACGGCGTTTTGATTGCTCTTTCTGTTGCGATTTGGAAATTTCGCGACTGGAAAGAGCGGCAGCCCCGGCGCCGTGAATTCGTAAAAAAAGAATTGAGCTTTTAGTAGGGGTCGGCAATGATAAAGATTATTATTTTAGCGGCGCTGTTTTTGGCGCTGGCTTTACTGTTTTGGGCGATGAAATAAAAGCAGCAAACCCGTTCGGCACAGTCTGAGCGGGTTTTTTTTAAAAAAATCGGTTGACATTTTAGTAGTTAGCCTATAAGATAATCCCAAATAATAGCTAAGGAGGATAAAATGATTTCGGCCGATTGGGAATGTGGTTTGTGCGGTGACAGAATGGTAATTAATGCTGACGGTAAAAAGATTTGCCCATCATGTGGCTGTACCGAAACAGCCAGGCAAGACAGTCGCAATCTTTTTTGGCAAGCAGTCATTATGTTGGCAGTTTGCGGTTTGATGGTATTGGCTTTTAAAATCGGAGGATTTTTCTAAACAATAAACCTGTCCGAATGTTATTTTCGGGCGGGTTTTTCTTTTATCTAGATTATGCTAAAGTTACCTTAGATTTATGAATATTTTAGGGATTAAAATAGACAATATTACCTGTGAAAAAGCG contains these protein-coding regions:
- the amrA gene encoding AmmeMemoRadiSam system protein A, which gives rise to MHPYVKLAKETVEQNLLFGRKYPDFKEDELPPETLTQKGGVFVTLYQGDELRGCIGTILATQKNLAQEIIANSISAATADYRFSPITKKELPTIKYEVSILSKPEQIDSPAKLNPEKYGVIVESGRKKGLLLPDLEDVDTIDDQIYIAARKGGINLSKDKITLYRFTTTKYK
- the amrB gene encoding AmmeMemoRadiSam system protein B, whose amino-acid sequence is MSLVFAGISPHPPILIPNIGKEYLQKIDNTVKALTQMEQDLYASKPDVIVIISPHGVVLLDAFLINLCDKYEINFNDFGDLITKLELRPNLKFIEDLRTLTDKQTPLTVTSEPKLDHGAGVPLYYLTQHLKDISIVPLSYCLLDYAAHVRFGEILKDQIFETNERVAIIASGDLSHRLTKDAPAGYNPKGKEFDKKLIELLKNRDVEGILKLDPQTIEDAGECGLRSILILLGVIKNMNYQTDILSYEGPFGVGYLVANFRFK
- the amrS gene encoding AmmeMemoRadiSam system radical SAM enzyme; the encoded protein is MHEAILYQKKKNGVVACLLCQHKCIISPGKTGICAVRENRDGVLYSLVYGKVIAGQVDPIEKKPLFHFLPGSLTYGVSTVGCNFRCQQCLNWSMSQAKGTDGNLLPEVLPEQIVDAALRDNCHSISYTYNEPTLSIEYNLELTKLAHQNGLKNVWVSNGYMSPDALKLLTPHLDAINIDLKAYSKNFYNKICKAKMRPVLENLKLIKHLGKTWLEITTLVIPGLNDSPAELKKIANFIYQKLGADTPWHLSKFSPEISWQLGDTPTTPPSTLQKAYDIGKKAGLHYVYVGNIWTDGLENTYCPDCNTVVIERHGFLTERKDRDGACPNCGEKIKLVL